A DNA window from Sulfitobacter sp. BSw21498 contains the following coding sequences:
- a CDS encoding asparaginase: MAQAAPFAEIWRGPFLESVHSGHAVVCDSSGQILHAWGDPDTVILPRSSAKMIQALPLVQSGAADAYGLGPQHLALACASHQAADLHVGIISDWLDTLGLNDSAFRCGAAEPGDVAARDSLACADQQPCQIHHECSGKHAGFLSVNAHTGGGADYEKPDHPVQRACLEAFERVTGTTSPGFGIDGCSVPNFATTLHGMARAMAHFAAAPDGSAEARLHQAMRLHPDLVAGETRACTNLMRATNGQVALKTGAEGFFIAILPDQKIGVALKAACGTKRAAECAITSILIKLGALDPNHPEALKYRNAPIENRRGIITGMLKPAAGFA, translated from the coding sequence ATGGCCCAAGCAGCCCCCTTTGCCGAAATCTGGCGTGGTCCGTTTCTGGAAAGCGTGCATTCGGGTCATGCGGTGGTCTGTGACAGCAGCGGTCAGATCCTGCACGCCTGGGGGGATCCCGACACGGTGATCCTGCCTCGGTCCTCTGCCAAAATGATTCAGGCGCTGCCTCTGGTCCAGTCTGGCGCTGCTGATGCCTATGGCCTTGGCCCGCAACATCTGGCCCTTGCGTGCGCATCGCATCAGGCAGCGGATTTGCATGTGGGAATCATCTCTGACTGGCTTGATACTTTAGGACTGAACGACAGCGCCTTTCGCTGCGGAGCAGCCGAACCGGGCGACGTGGCCGCGCGCGATTCACTGGCCTGCGCAGACCAGCAGCCGTGCCAAATTCACCACGAATGCTCTGGCAAACACGCGGGCTTCCTGTCGGTCAACGCCCATACGGGCGGCGGTGCGGACTACGAAAAGCCGGACCACCCCGTGCAGCGTGCCTGCCTTGAGGCATTTGAACGGGTGACCGGCACCACCTCTCCGGGTTTTGGCATCGACGGCTGCTCTGTCCCGAATTTTGCGACGACCCTACATGGCATGGCCCGTGCGATGGCCCATTTCGCCGCCGCGCCTGATGGTTCGGCCGAGGCGCGCCTGCATCAAGCCATGCGTTTGCATCCCGACCTTGTCGCCGGCGAAACCCGCGCCTGCACCAACCTGATGCGTGCGACGAACGGCCAAGTCGCGCTCAAGACCGGTGCCGAAGGGTTTTTTATCGCGATCCTGCCAGATCAGAAAATCGGCGTGGCACTCAAAGCCGCCTGCGGCACCAAACGCGCCGCAGAATGTGCGATTACATCAATCCTGATCAAACTGGGCGCGCTTGACCCGAACCACCCCGAGGCTCTGAAATACCGCAACGCCCCGATTGAAAACCGTCGCGGCATCATCACCGGCATGCTCAAGCCCGCAGCGGGTTTTGCCTAA
- a CDS encoding invasion associated locus B family protein, whose product MMNFRTIGLAAALAGLSAGSVFAQAQSTNRVAAETDWSVFVEDNPTECWGVSTPKESVNSRDGRVVSVSRGQTLLMVFYRPSAGAKGQVAFTGGYPFASGSTVNMNIGGTTFELFTEGEWAWPATTEDDNKIIAAMKRGSDAKLTGRSGRGTQTEDSFSLLGFTAAVDDAAKRCGG is encoded by the coding sequence ATGATGAACTTTAGGACGATTGGTTTAGCGGCGGCGCTGGCGGGGCTGAGCGCAGGCAGCGTGTTCGCGCAAGCGCAAAGCACGAACCGCGTAGCGGCAGAGACGGACTGGAGCGTATTCGTCGAAGACAACCCGACCGAATGTTGGGGCGTGTCCACACCGAAAGAATCCGTGAACTCGCGGGATGGCCGCGTTGTATCTGTAAGCCGGGGCCAGACGTTGTTGATGGTCTTCTACCGTCCAAGCGCGGGTGCCAAGGGGCAGGTGGCCTTTACCGGCGGCTATCCCTTTGCTTCTGGGTCGACCGTCAACATGAACATCGGAGGCACTACGTTTGAACTGTTCACGGAGGGCGAGTGGGCCTGGCCTGCAACCACCGAGGATGACAACAAGATCATCGCCGCCATGAAGCGCGGTTCTGATGCCAAGCTGACGGGCCGTTCGGGCCGTGGCACCCAGACCGAAGACTCGTTCTCGTTGTTGGGGTTCACAGCCGCGGTTGACGACGCTGCCAAACGCTGCGGCGGCTAA
- the rlmN gene encoding 23S rRNA (adenine(2503)-C(2))-methyltransferase RlmN produces MSATAPITQDVMTIPRKQAEGPMNLVGLTRDAMRAALIAEGTPEKQAKMRVGQIWQWIYQWGTRDFADMTNLSKAFRAELAEKFVIEVPEVVTKQVSEDGTRKYLVRIAGGHEVEVVYIPEEGRGTLCVSSQVGCTLTCSFCHTGTQKLVRNLTAAEIIGQVMVARDDLGEWPVPGTISEAPRLLSNIVLMGMGEPLYNFENVRDAMKIAMDPEGIQLSRRRITLSTSGVVPEIARTAEEIGCQLAVSFHATTDEVRNNLVPINKRWNIAELIEALRAYPRVSNSERITFEYVMLDGVNDSDADAYRLVELIRGIPAKINLIPFNEWPGAPYKRSSNNRIRAFSEIVYQAGYASPVRKPRGEDIMAACGQLKSATERERKSRKQIEADAGM; encoded by the coding sequence ATGTCTGCGACCGCGCCGATCACTCAAGATGTCATGACCATTCCGCGTAAGCAGGCGGAGGGGCCGATGAACCTTGTCGGGCTGACCCGTGACGCCATGCGCGCTGCGTTGATTGCCGAAGGTACGCCTGAAAAGCAGGCGAAGATGCGCGTCGGGCAGATCTGGCAGTGGATCTATCAATGGGGCACCCGTGACTTTGCCGACATGACCAACCTGTCGAAAGCGTTCCGCGCCGAGCTGGCCGAGAAGTTTGTGATAGAAGTGCCGGAGGTCGTGACCAAGCAGGTGTCAGAGGATGGCACCCGCAAGTATCTGGTGCGCATCGCGGGCGGTCATGAGGTCGAGGTGGTGTATATCCCCGAAGAAGGCCGCGGCACGCTTTGTGTCAGCTCGCAGGTTGGGTGTACGCTGACGTGTTCCTTCTGCCACACAGGTACGCAAAAACTCGTGCGCAACCTGACTGCGGCCGAGATCATCGGGCAGGTGATGGTGGCGCGGGATGATTTGGGCGAATGGCCAGTGCCCGGGACCATCTCCGAGGCGCCACGGCTGTTGTCCAACATCGTCCTAATGGGCATGGGCGAGCCGCTGTATAACTTTGAAAACGTGCGCGACGCGATGAAGATCGCAATGGACCCCGAGGGCATCCAGCTGTCACGCCGCCGGATTACGCTATCGACCTCGGGTGTGGTGCCAGAGATCGCCCGCACAGCCGAAGAAATCGGCTGTCAGCTGGCCGTGTCGTTCCACGCGACCACGGATGAGGTGCGCAACAATCTGGTGCCGATCAACAAGCGCTGGAACATCGCAGAGCTGATAGAAGCGCTGCGGGCCTATCCTAGGGTCAGCAATTCTGAACGGATCACGTTTGAATATGTGATGCTCGACGGGGTGAACGATTCAGACGCCGACGCGTACCGCCTCGTAGAGCTGATCCGTGGCATTCCGGCCAAGATCAACCTGATCCCGTTCAACGAATGGCCCGGCGCACCGTACAAACGGTCGTCGAACAACCGTATCCGCGCGTTCTCCGAGATTGTGTATCAGGCCGGCTATGCCTCGCCCGTGCGCAAACCGCGCGGCGAAGACATCATGGCCGCGTGTGGTCAGTTGAAATCTGCGACCGAACGCGAACGCAAATCGCGCAAGCAGATCGAGGCTGACGCGGGGATGTAA
- a CDS encoding TIGR00730 family Rossman fold protein, with the protein MMTDSKRHPLRQAGDDRATAQDVPDTPQTRAPAYRLAFTDDDFMCRQELRPVRLQLELLKPEMALDAHGVKSTIVLFGGARIPAPAHKDKARTKTLADLSHFYDEAREFARLMTLKSMESDGQDNVIVTGGGPGVMEAGNRGAVDAGGQSIGLNIVLPFEQAPNEYVTPELCFNFHYFAIRKMHFLMRARAICVFPGGFGTLDEMFETLTLIQTGRMSRIPFLLFGRAFWEKIINWDALADAGTISDQDLDLFQFVESADEAMKLIENWDTAPAREEVPGR; encoded by the coding sequence ATGATGACCGATTCAAAACGCCACCCCTTGCGGCAGGCCGGCGACGACCGCGCCACGGCACAGGATGTTCCCGACACGCCGCAGACGCGGGCCCCTGCCTACCGGCTGGCCTTTACCGATGATGATTTTATGTGTCGTCAGGAATTGCGCCCCGTCCGGCTGCAACTTGAACTGCTGAAGCCCGAGATGGCGTTGGATGCGCATGGCGTCAAATCCACCATCGTGCTGTTCGGCGGCGCGCGTATCCCCGCGCCCGCCCACAAGGACAAGGCCCGCACCAAGACGCTGGCCGATCTGTCGCATTTCTATGATGAAGCCCGCGAATTCGCGCGGCTGATGACGCTGAAATCGATGGAGAGCGACGGCCAGGATAACGTCATCGTCACAGGCGGTGGCCCAGGCGTGATGGAGGCAGGCAACCGCGGCGCCGTCGACGCAGGCGGGCAATCCATCGGGCTGAATATCGTGCTCCCGTTTGAACAGGCACCGAATGAATACGTCACACCCGAGCTGTGCTTTAACTTTCACTACTTCGCGATCCGCAAGATGCATTTCCTGATGCGTGCACGTGCGATCTGCGTATTCCCGGGCGGTTTCGGCACCCTGGACGAGATGTTCGAGACGCTAACCCTGATCCAGACGGGCCGCATGTCGCGGATACCCTTCCTGCTGTTCGGTCGTGCGTTCTGGGAAAAGATCATCAACTGGGATGCGCTGGCCGACGCGGGCACGATCTCGGATCAGGATCTGGACCTGTTCCAATTTGTAGAATCCGCCGACGAGGCGATGAAGCTGATCGAAAATTGGGATACTGCCCCCGCCCGAGAGGAAGTCCCCGGACGCTGA
- the dapD gene encoding 2,3,4,5-tetrahydropyridine-2,6-dicarboxylate N-succinyltransferase produces the protein MSNAQLETAIEAAWDARDTITSATTGETRDAIEDTLAALDSGKLRVAEKMENGDWHVNQWAKKAVLLGFRIKDMEQHDGGPQGSGWWDKVDSKFKGWNDADWKEAGFRAVPNCVVRKSAFIAPGVVLMPSFVNIGAYVDSGTMVDTWATVGSCAQIGKNVHLSGGVGIGGVLEPMQAGPTIIEDNCFIGARSEVVEGCIVREGSVLGMGVYIGQSTKILDRETGEVFYGEVPAGSVVVAGSMPSKNGVHLYCAVIVKRVDEKTRSKTSINELLRD, from the coding sequence ATGTCGAACGCCCAACTTGAAACCGCCATCGAAGCCGCTTGGGATGCCCGTGACACGATCACATCCGCCACCACAGGCGAAACACGCGACGCGATCGAAGACACGCTGGCCGCGCTTGACAGTGGCAAGCTGCGCGTCGCCGAAAAAATGGAAAATGGCGATTGGCATGTGAACCAATGGGCCAAAAAGGCGGTTCTGCTGGGCTTCCGTATCAAGGATATGGAACAGCACGACGGCGGCCCGCAGGGCAGCGGCTGGTGGGACAAGGTCGATAGCAAGTTCAAAGGCTGGAATGACGCCGACTGGAAAGAAGCAGGCTTTCGCGCTGTGCCAAACTGCGTCGTGCGCAAGTCGGCCTTTATCGCGCCGGGCGTGGTCCTGATGCCGTCGTTCGTGAACATCGGTGCCTATGTCGACAGCGGCACAATGGTCGACACATGGGCGACCGTCGGGTCCTGCGCGCAGATCGGCAAGAACGTTCACCTGTCGGGCGGCGTTGGCATTGGTGGCGTGCTTGAACCCATGCAGGCCGGGCCAACGATCATCGAAGACAACTGCTTTATCGGGGCGCGCTCCGAAGTTGTCGAAGGCTGCATCGTGCGCGAAGGCTCTGTTCTGGGGATGGGCGTTTATATCGGGCAGTCGACCAAAATTCTGGACCGCGAAACAGGCGAAGTCTTTTATGGCGAAGTCCCCGCAGGGTCGGTCGTTGTGGCAGGGTCCATGCCGTCAAAGAACGGTGTGCACCTCTATTGCGCCGTCATCGTAAAGCGCGTGGACGAGAAAACACGCTCGAAAACCTCGATCAACGAGCTTTTGCGCGACTAA
- a CDS encoding GlsB/YeaQ/YmgE family stress response membrane protein: MTGLGWFAAIIVGGLAGWIAEKIMKSDMGLIMNIILGIIGALVANFLLVAIVGATLGGWIGQLVVGIIGACLLIWVTRLVRGRS; the protein is encoded by the coding sequence ATGACAGGTTTGGGTTGGTTTGCAGCAATTATCGTCGGTGGTCTGGCCGGGTGGATCGCGGAAAAAATCATGAAGTCCGATATGGGGCTGATCATGAACATTATTCTGGGGATCATTGGCGCGCTTGTCGCCAACTTCCTGCTGGTTGCCATCGTCGGCGCGACCTTGGGCGGCTGGATCGGTCAACTGGTTGTCGGGATCATCGGGGCCTGCCTGCTGATCTGGGTAACACGTTTGGTACGCGGACGTAGCTGA
- the dapE gene encoding succinyl-diaminopimelate desuccinylase, with amino-acid sequence MTSIDPVDLTAKLVRCPSVTPADGGAQQVLYDLLTDAGFDCAWADRGGIKNLFARWGKQGNTRSFGFNGHTDVVPIGNEADWTMPPFGAEIKDGIMYGRGTTDMKSGVAAFTAAAIDFVRDTPPDGSIVLAITGDEEAEGIDGTRALLDYMKDAGERMDVCLVGEPTCPNSMGEMIKIGRRGSLNAHFRVIGKQGHAAYPHRANNPMPAMMRLMDQLASHTLDDGTDHFDPSTLAIVTVDTANPATNVIPAETRATVNIRFNDMHSGGSLTTWLEEQAAAIRDSFGVQIELKVKISGESFITPPGDLSYLVSKAVQAETGVTPELSTSGGTSDARFMKHHCPVVEFGLVGQSMHEVDENVEVAQIHQLKSIYTRILKDYFA; translated from the coding sequence ATGACCAGCATCGATCCCGTAGACCTAACCGCCAAACTGGTGCGTTGCCCGTCGGTCACCCCCGCAGATGGGGGGGCACAACAGGTGTTGTACGATCTGTTGACCGATGCGGGGTTTGACTGTGCGTGGGCCGACCGTGGCGGGATCAAGAACCTTTTTGCGCGTTGGGGCAAGCAGGGAAACACCCGTAGCTTTGGCTTTAACGGTCACACCGATGTCGTGCCCATCGGGAACGAGGCCGACTGGACGATGCCGCCCTTTGGCGCAGAGATCAAAGACGGCATTATGTACGGGCGCGGCACCACCGATATGAAATCCGGTGTGGCCGCCTTTACCGCCGCGGCCATCGACTTTGTCCGTGATACACCGCCGGACGGATCGATTGTGCTGGCGATCACCGGAGACGAGGAAGCCGAAGGCATCGACGGCACCCGCGCATTGCTGGATTACATGAAAGACGCAGGCGAGCGGATGGACGTTTGTCTGGTGGGCGAGCCGACGTGCCCCAACTCTATGGGCGAGATGATTAAAATTGGGCGGCGCGGGTCCCTGAACGCGCATTTCCGCGTGATCGGCAAACAAGGCCACGCGGCCTATCCCCACCGCGCCAACAATCCGATGCCCGCGATGATGCGGCTGATGGACCAGCTTGCCTCGCATACCCTTGACGACGGGACTGATCATTTCGACCCGTCTACATTGGCGATCGTCACGGTCGATACCGCCAACCCCGCGACCAATGTGATCCCCGCTGAAACCCGCGCGACGGTGAACATCCGCTTTAACGACATGCATTCGGGCGGCAGTCTGACCACATGGCTGGAAGAGCAGGCCGCCGCGATCCGCGACAGCTTTGGCGTGCAGATCGAACTGAAGGTCAAGATATCGGGCGAAAGCTTTATCACGCCCCCCGGTGATCTGTCCTATCTGGTCTCCAAGGCGGTGCAGGCAGAGACGGGGGTGACGCCTGAACTGTCTACCTCTGGTGGGACATCGGATGCGCGGTTCATGAAGCACCACTGCCCAGTGGTCGAATTCGGTCTGGTCGGGCAATCCATGCATGAGGTCGACGAGAACGTCGAGGTGGCGCAGATTCACCAGTTGAAATCAATCTATACCCGCATCCTGAAGGACTATTTCGCATGA
- a CDS encoding GNAT family N-acetyltransferase, translated as MTAHIAVTEDLASCHLLRRIVFIEEQNVTEAEELDDRDGDATHFLATEEELPIGSARMHIKGDTAKIGRVCVIKSHRGTGLGAALIRAAVEEARKDPAVRFAKLGAQLHALGFYEKLGFVAQGPVFDDAGIDHREMVLSF; from the coding sequence ATGACTGCCCATATCGCTGTGACCGAAGACCTTGCCAGCTGCCACCTGCTGCGCCGCATCGTCTTTATCGAAGAACAGAACGTAACAGAGGCGGAAGAGCTGGACGACCGTGACGGCGATGCGACCCATTTCCTTGCGACCGAAGAAGAGCTCCCCATCGGGTCGGCGCGGATGCATATCAAAGGCGACACAGCCAAGATCGGGCGGGTGTGTGTGATCAAATCCCACCGCGGTACCGGGCTTGGCGCGGCGCTGATCCGTGCGGCCGTCGAAGAGGCGCGCAAGGATCCGGCGGTGAGGTTCGCGAAGCTCGGCGCGCAGCTGCATGCGTTGGGGTTCTACGAGAAACTCGGGTTTGTGGCGCAGGGACCGGTCTTTGACGACGCAGGCATTGACCACCGCGAGATGGTCCTTTCCTTTTGA
- a CDS encoding TIGR04282 family arsenosugar biosynthesis glycosyltransferase — translation MNRTLVIMVKEPLPGRVKTRLGRDLGMTAAAWWFRHQTRALIRRVQDPRWQVVLAVAPDRAGLSSRVWPAHLPRWPQGRGDLGDRMGRMLRGAPAGPVCVIGADIPGVTSARVAEAFRALGSHDAVFGPAPDGGYWLIGLKRARPVPPRLFENVRWSTEHALADTVATLPDHRIAQVATLRDVDTIDDLPMTKRGARATS, via the coding sequence TTGAACCGCACATTGGTCATCATGGTGAAGGAGCCGCTGCCGGGGCGGGTCAAGACGCGGCTTGGCCGTGATCTGGGCATGACCGCCGCCGCGTGGTGGTTCCGGCATCAGACCCGCGCATTGATCCGCCGTGTGCAAGACCCGCGCTGGCAGGTGGTGCTGGCTGTCGCACCGGATCGGGCAGGGCTGTCCAGCCGCGTCTGGCCCGCGCATCTGCCCCGCTGGCCGCAAGGGCGCGGTGATCTGGGCGACCGCATGGGCCGCATGCTGCGCGGTGCGCCTGCGGGGCCGGTTTGCGTCATCGGTGCCGATATTCCGGGCGTGACCTCTGCACGGGTGGCAGAGGCGTTTCGCGCGCTCGGGTCGCATGATGCGGTGTTCGGGCCCGCACCGGACGGGGGCTATTGGCTGATCGGCTTGAAACGCGCCCGCCCCGTTCCGCCGCGCCTGTTTGAAAACGTCCGCTGGTCGACGGAACATGCGCTGGCCGATACTGTCGCCACGCTGCCCGATCACCGCATTGCACAGGTCGCGACATTGAGGGACGTGGATACAATCGACGATTTGCCCATGACGAAGCGGGGTGCGCGTGCTACCTCGTGA
- the rnr gene encoding ribonuclease R translates to MSKIPSKPEILEWIAENPTLAAKRDIAKAFGIKGAARIDLKRVLKELEAEGHLEKRKRSYQDPDRLPPVSVLQITGPDKDGDLFAKPMEWQGEGVEPIVLVIPRASDPALGAGDRILARLTLVQGEDFHYEARLIRRIGANPQRVLGIFRKTTEGGRIVPIDKGSDKEWWVPGDATHGAKDGELVEAEQSGPKARMGSPRARIVERLGDPSAPKAVSLIAIHQHGIPDDFPDDVMAQADAAKPEGLKGREDLRDLPLITIDPSDARDHDDACYAHADEDPKNEGGHVVWVAIADVAAYVTPGSALDREARKRGNSTYFPDRVVPMLPDRLSGDLCSLHEGVARACIAVRMVLDAEGNKIGHTFHRGLMRSPASLHYEEVQDAIDGNPNDRTGPLLESVLKPVYAAYAALKAARAERQPLDLNLPERRIELDADGTVKSVNFKDRLDAHRLIEEFMVLANVAAAETLLAKKTPLLYRIHEEPSPAKLDALRETAQAAGYTLAKGQVLHTRHLNKLLNDAAGTDDAELINLSTLRSMTQAYYGPAHIGHFGLALRSYAHFTSPIRRYADLIVHRALITAHGWGNDGLSQLDIEDIEQTGAHISDTERRSMVAERDTTDRYLASYLSERVGNEFSGRISGIARFGAFVKLDETGADGLLPMRSLGREYFHFDQDAGTLMGSDTGMMISVGQRVTVRLSEAVPVTGGIALELLTIEGDAISQGGKGGKRGRGGSAGRTNPKRKAVKAKRKSDKVKLKVKRTRQ, encoded by the coding sequence ATGAGCAAAATACCTTCAAAGCCCGAGATCCTTGAATGGATCGCCGAAAACCCCACTCTGGCCGCCAAGCGTGATATCGCTAAGGCGTTCGGCATCAAGGGAGCGGCCCGGATTGACCTGAAACGCGTGCTGAAAGAGCTGGAGGCCGAAGGCCATCTGGAAAAGCGCAAGCGCAGTTATCAAGATCCCGACCGGTTGCCGCCAGTGTCCGTGTTGCAGATTACCGGCCCCGATAAGGACGGCGACCTGTTTGCCAAACCGATGGAATGGCAGGGCGAAGGCGTAGAGCCGATCGTGCTCGTAATACCGCGGGCCTCCGACCCTGCCTTGGGTGCAGGGGACCGCATCCTCGCGCGTCTGACCTTGGTTCAGGGCGAGGATTTTCACTATGAGGCGCGGCTGATCCGTCGCATCGGCGCGAACCCGCAACGGGTGCTGGGTATTTTCCGCAAGACAACCGAAGGCGGGCGCATTGTGCCCATCGATAAAGGGTCGGACAAGGAATGGTGGGTGCCCGGTGACGCAACCCACGGTGCCAAAGACGGCGAGCTGGTCGAGGCCGAACAATCGGGGCCAAAGGCCCGCATGGGGTCCCCGCGGGCACGTATCGTTGAACGCCTTGGCGATCCGTCCGCCCCCAAGGCCGTGTCCCTGATAGCGATCCACCAGCACGGTATCCCCGACGATTTCCCTGATGATGTGATGGCGCAAGCCGATGCGGCGAAACCCGAGGGCCTGAAAGGGCGCGAGGATCTGCGTGATTTGCCGTTGATCACCATCGACCCCTCTGACGCGCGCGACCATGATGACGCGTGCTATGCCCATGCTGACGAAGACCCCAAGAACGAGGGTGGCCATGTCGTCTGGGTCGCGATCGCGGATGTCGCCGCCTATGTCACCCCCGGCTCTGCGCTGGACCGCGAAGCGCGCAAACGGGGCAATTCGACTTACTTCCCCGACCGCGTTGTCCCGATGCTGCCTGATCGTCTGTCGGGCGACCTGTGTTCGCTGCACGAAGGCGTGGCGCGCGCCTGTATCGCGGTGCGTATGGTGTTGGATGCCGAGGGCAACAAGATCGGCCATACGTTCCATCGCGGGCTGATGCGGTCGCCTGCTTCGTTGCACTACGAAGAGGTGCAAGACGCGATAGACGGCAATCCGAATGACCGCACGGGCCCTTTGCTAGAGTCTGTTCTAAAGCCTGTTTATGCCGCCTACGCCGCCCTGAAAGCTGCACGTGCCGAACGCCAGCCGCTGGACCTTAACCTGCCTGAGCGGCGGATCGAACTGGACGCGGACGGGACCGTAAAGTCGGTGAACTTTAAGGACCGTCTAGACGCGCACCGCCTGATCGAAGAGTTCATGGTGTTGGCCAATGTCGCGGCCGCCGAGACGCTGCTGGCGAAGAAAACGCCGCTGCTCTACCGCATTCACGAAGAACCCTCGCCTGCCAAGCTGGATGCCCTGCGCGAGACGGCGCAGGCGGCGGGCTATACGTTGGCCAAGGGGCAGGTGCTGCACACGCGCCATCTGAACAAACTGCTGAATGACGCGGCGGGTACCGATGATGCCGAGCTCATCAACCTGTCGACGTTGCGGTCGATGACGCAGGCCTATTACGGGCCTGCGCACATCGGGCACTTTGGTCTGGCGCTGCGGTCCTATGCGCATTTCACGTCTCCGATACGGCGCTATGCGGATCTGATCGTGCACCGCGCGCTGATCACTGCACACGGTTGGGGCAACGACGGGCTGAGCCAGCTTGATATCGAGGATATCGAACAGACCGGCGCACATATCTCGGACACCGAACGCCGGTCCATGGTGGCAGAGCGGGACACCACCGACCGTTATCTGGCGTCTTATTTGTCTGAACGTGTCGGCAATGAATTCTCGGGCCGGATCAGCGGCATCGCGCGGTTCGGAGCCTTTGTGAAGCTGGACGAAACCGGTGCCGACGGGCTGCTGCCCATGCGGTCCCTAGGGCGCGAGTATTTCCATTTCGATCAGGATGCAGGCACGCTGATGGGGTCGGACACAGGCATGATGATCTCTGTCGGGCAACGGGTCACTGTGCGCCTGTCCGAGGCCGTGCCGGTCACAGGTGGCATCGCGTTGGAGCTGCTGACGATCGAAGGTGACGCGATTTCACAGGGCGGCAAAGGCGGCAAGCGCGGGCGCGGTGGCTCTGCTGGGCGCACCAATCCAAAGCGCAAAGCGGTCAAGGCCAAGCGCAAGTCCGACAAGGTCAAACTCAAGGTCAAACGCACCCGGCAATAA
- a CDS encoding lytic murein transglycosylase, which yields MKLLTIAVLAAGVTFTVGPVTGLLAQTDSAARPAAAAQETGSDAGLQDWLTAFRARALAAGIDGLVFDRAMQTVRYDTEVIRRDRNQSEFTKTIWDYLATATSDLRIANGKKALAEQADALAQIEKRYGVEKEIVTAIWGLESAYGTFRGSDPVLTSLATLAYDGRRRAFFEGELLDSLRILQAGDTTPTQMQGSWAGAMGHTQFMPSSFQLYAEDFTADGKRDIWGDDPRDALASTAAYLKHFGWVSGQPWGVEVQLPDGFDYLLAGRDILKTAEEWTALGVAPVTGALEDHGPASLLLPGGAEGAAFLIYTNFAVIERYNSADAYVIGVGHLADRIAGGDPIRHSWPVQDRALSYDERIELQTRLTAQGFDTVKIDAKIGPLTISAVRAFQLSQELLPDGYASLGLLEALRAVAGE from the coding sequence ATGAAACTGCTAACGATTGCTGTATTGGCCGCCGGGGTGACGTTTACTGTCGGCCCCGTGACAGGGCTGTTGGCCCAGACGGACAGCGCGGCGCGCCCTGCTGCCGCCGCGCAAGAGACTGGAAGCGACGCGGGGCTGCAAGACTGGCTGACAGCGTTCCGCGCCCGTGCGTTGGCGGCAGGAATCGACGGCTTGGTATTTGACCGCGCAATGCAAACAGTGCGCTATGACACAGAGGTCATTCGCCGTGATCGAAACCAGTCGGAATTCACCAAAACCATCTGGGATTATCTGGCAACCGCGACCTCTGACTTGCGGATTGCCAACGGTAAAAAGGCGCTCGCAGAACAGGCGGACGCGCTGGCGCAGATTGAAAAACGCTATGGCGTTGAAAAAGAGATCGTAACCGCGATTTGGGGACTGGAAAGCGCCTATGGCACGTTCAGGGGCAGCGATCCGGTGCTGACCTCGCTCGCGACGCTGGCCTATGACGGGCGGCGGCGGGCGTTCTTCGAGGGCGAGCTGCTGGACTCGCTGCGGATTTTGCAGGCAGGCGATACCACGCCTACGCAGATGCAGGGCAGTTGGGCCGGGGCAATGGGGCATACACAGTTCATGCCGTCGTCCTTCCAGCTTTATGCCGAAGATTTCACCGCAGACGGCAAGCGTGACATCTGGGGCGACGATCCGCGTGATGCGCTGGCCTCGACCGCGGCGTATCTCAAGCACTTTGGCTGGGTCTCGGGCCAGCCTTGGGGTGTTGAAGTGCAACTGCCCGACGGGTTCGACTATCTGTTGGCGGGCCGCGATATTCTGAAGACCGCGGAGGAATGGACAGCCCTCGGAGTGGCCCCCGTGACAGGGGCGCTGGAGGATCACGGGCCTGCGTCTTTGCTGTTGCCCGGCGGCGCAGAGGGCGCGGCGTTTCTGATATATACCAATTTCGCGGTGATCGAACGCTATAACTCGGCAGATGCTTATGTGATCGGGGTCGGACATTTGGCTGACCGCATCGCCGGAGGTGATCCAATCCGCCACAGCTGGCCCGTGCAGGATCGGGCGCTCAGCTACGACGAGCGGATCGAGCTGCAAACGCGCCTTACTGCGCAGGGATTCGATACGGTAAAGATCGATGCCAAGATCGGCCCGCTGACAATCAGCGCGGTGCGCGCGTTCCAATTGTCGCAGGAACTGCTGCCTGACGGCTATGCTTCGCTTGGTTTGTTGGAAGCCTTACGCGCTGTCGCGGGCGAATAG